Proteins from one Neodiprion fabricii isolate iyNeoFabr1 chromosome 5, iyNeoFabr1.1, whole genome shotgun sequence genomic window:
- the LOC124183330 gene encoding inactive tyrosine-protein kinase 7-like, whose product MWFILILIQVCSFFLDPTDAQSGDPGLSFSVSPGDHSAAEGTPVRLRCEVDPGSGNDIVYSWSLEGKDLSPSPRRHQDGGDLVITRVDRTSDSGSFVCKATHRLTGLFIESSPATISVQWISEADVQLQLPKFPNLLKAGIDIELKCHVEGSGDMRYEWFKNSERVSKSERIEIKKKKLHIHKSSTDDNGVYTCQARNEVGSSPVGKNFPLVIPSNDTATIKTVPQNIIAKRGEPAFFHCQYENADTVQWFFDNNGPLESDDEKIVYENGTLVILAAEHRDQGMYSCHGPRGETLQVYSAELQIAYLRNLSITSFEPALSNQLAIVGEHQELQISCLEPSGLPRPKVYWKNPDGHIISDSGVVRVQDNTLIISKARLDEDDGNYTCIAENLAGETAMSVQVAISTPPSLVSSPESITVTEGDPATLSCSYVGMESPITHVRWLKDGEPLRESGGPVRHRVSDSRGNVTLFLKSVDLSDKGSYKCEIFTKGFPLVFSQHAELAVKEKLKFSSLYNERLELGSTSKVYCKAHGATEPTVKWIKEGNGTEFPPHVQDINGTLHFNGVVEDDKGRYTCLATNSQGSINHTITIDVVIAPKFTVQPQNLTEAIEGHSVMIDCSAEGDPKPKIQWMKNLKSNDLESPRFQVLQNGSLYIREVYLADEGNYGCIAGNSGGLRTKEVQLIVRPGDGYRSDMDMNNEEDESMMGRTVIITLGAAAAYMVLVVGLMLYCRYRRKRRKQQYLQEQAEEKLENGDVHDEQTELKETNHKTSSAKKNENRDSHRSDGADTAQSQSSNHSKKSKSSYDKIAVSRSNLKDPKPLGRGEFGDVFRSKYQVEGEKETLVMIKSLTSTKDENALQEFKRELDLLHKLSHENVAKLVGLCREKEPHYMLLEYTDWGDLKQFLIASRKDSGSSPTHDAKKRVPQLSVAQILSLSIQAAKGLKHVADNRLVHKDIAARNCLISSNFSIKISFPCMTKEPYHQEYAKHRNRVIPLRWLPYEAVYEDEYSTKSDVYSFSCLVWEMFHQGELPFNKLNDDSVLSQLKTQRLGWKAHKAAPPALQELQATCWANDPRERPTFDDVVIKLGEIVVDSCLST is encoded by the exons ATGTGGTTTATCCTGATTTTAATCCAAGTCTGCAGCTTCTTCC TGGATCCGACTGATGCTCAGAGCGGGGATCCTGGATTATCGTTTTCCGTGAGTCCCGGTGATCACTCAGCGGCTGAAGGAACTCCGGTGAGACTAAGATGCGAGGTCGACCCGGGGTCTGGGAACGATATCGTCTACTCCTGGAGCCTCGAGGGTAAGGATCTCTCTCCAAGCCCCCGGCGACACCAGGACGGTGGTGACCTCGTCATTACCAGAGTCGACCGAACCTCGGACAGCGGAAGCTTCGTCTGCAAAGCGACCCACCGCCTCACCGGTCTCTTCATCGAAAGTTCACCGGCGACAATCAGCGTTCAAT GGATAAGCGAAGCTGACGTTCAACTGCAACTACCAAAGTTTCCAAACCTTCTAAAGGCGGGTATCGATATCGAGCTCAAATGCCACGTTGAAGGATCGGGAGACATGCGCTACGAATGGTTCAA AAACTCGGAACGTGTGTCAAAGTCGGAGCGGATCGagatcaagaagaagaagcttCACATCCATAAATCAAGCACCGATGACAACGGAGTGTACACGTGCCAGGCGCGTAACGAAGTCGGTTCTTCGCcagtgggaaaaaattttccccttGTGATACCGAGTAACGATACAGCAACGATAAAGACCGTACCGCAGAATATAATAGCGAAGCGTGGTGAGCCGGCCTTCTTTCATTGCCAATACGAAAATGCCGACACAGTGCAGTGGTTCTTTGACAACAACGGACCCCTTGAATCTGACGACGAGAAAATAGTGTACGAAAATGGTACCCTGGTAATTCTGGCCGCAGAGCATCGTGATCAGGGAATGTATTCGTGTCACGGACCGAGAGGCGAAACTTTGCAAGTCTATTCCGCCGAGTTGCAAATTGCTT ATCTGAGGAACCTATCCATCACATCGTTCGAACCAGCCTTATCCAACCAACTGGCTATAGTGGGCGAACATCAGGAGCTGCAGATAAGCTGTTTGGAACCATCCGGTCTTCCGCGACCTAAAGTATACTGGAAGAATCCGGATGGTCACATCATAAGCGATTCCGGAGTGGTCAGAGTCCAGGATAACACGCTGATAATCAGCAAGGCACGTTTGGACGAAGATGATGGAAATTACACCTGCATTGCCGAAAATTTAGCAGGAGAAACGGCGATGAGTGTTCAGGTCGCCATATCCA CTCCCCCGAGCCTGGTCTCCTCGCCAGAATCGATAACCGTTACGGAAGGAGATCCAGCAACATTGTCCTGTTCGTACGTTGGAATGGAATCGCCAATCACGCACGTCCGGTGGCTGAAAGACGGTGAACCACTCCGAGAGAGCGGAGGTCCGGTGAGGCATCGGGTATCGGACAGCCGGGGGAACGTAACTCTTTTCTTAAAAAGCGTCGACTTGTCCGACAAGGGTAGCTACAAGTGCGAGATATTCACCAAGGGTTTTCCATTGGTATTTTCCCAGCATGCCGAGCTCGCGGTAAAGGAAAAGCTAAAGTTCTCTTCTCTCTATAACGAACGACTCGAACTCGGCTCGACGAGCAAGGTTTACTGCAAAGCGCACGGCGCCACCGAGCCCACTGTGAAGTGGATAAAAGAAGGAAATGGCACTGAGTTCCCCCCGCATGTTCAAGACATAAACGGTACCTTGCACTTCAACGGCGTTGTTGAGGACGACAAAGGGAGATACACGTGTTTGGCGACAAACAGTCAGGGATCCATAAATCACACCATCACCATCGACGTTGTCA TTGCTCCCAAGTTCACCGTGCAGCCCCAAAATCTGACAGAGGCTATCGAGGGACACTCCGTAATGATTGACTGCTCCGCTGAAGGAGATCCTAAGCCAAAGATAcagtggatgaaaaatttgaaatctaaCGATTTGGAAAGCCCTCGTTTTCAGGTGCTACAAAATGGAAGCCTCTACATCCGAGAGGTGTATCTCGCAGACGAGGGAAACTACGGTTGTATCGCCGGAAATAGCGGGGGACTCAGGACGAAAGAAGTTCAGCTAATCGTACGAC CTGGAGATGGCTACCGCTCGGATATGGACATGAATAACGAAGAGGATGAATCAATGATGGGAAGAACAGTGATCATAACGCTGGGCGCAGCAGCAGCGTACATGGTTTTGGTGGTCGGGTTGATGCTGTACTGTCGTTACAGGAGAAAGCGCAGGAAGCAGCAATACCTGCAAGAGCAAGCTGAAG AAAAACTGGAGAACGGAGACGTGCACGATGAGCAAACGGAGCTGAAAGAAACTAACCACAAAACATCGTCAGCcaagaagaatgaaaacaGAGATTCCCATAGAAGTGACGGTGCGGACACAGCGCAGAGCCAAAGCAGCAACCACTCTAAGAAGTCTAAATCGAGCTACGACAAGATCGCGGTATCCCGGAGCAACCTCAAGGATCCAAAGCCACTGGGACGCGGGGAGTTCGGCGACGTATTTCGCTCAAAGTACCAGGTCGAGGGAGAGAAGGAGACCCTGGTGATGATAAAGAGCCTGACAAGCACGAAGGACGAGAACGCGTTGCAGGAGTTCAAGCGGGAACTCGATCTGCTGCACAAACTGAGCCACGAAAACGTCGCTAAGCTCGTTGGCCTGTGCAGAGAAAAAGAACCGCACTACATGCTCCTCGAGTACACGGACTGGGGTGACCTCAAACAGTTCTTGATCGCCTCGCGGAAGGACAGCGGTTCCAGCCCGACTCACGACGCGAAAAAGCGGGTCCCCCAGCTCTCGGTTGCCCAGATATTGTCCCTCTCCATCCAGGCAGCAAAGGGACTGAAACACGTCGCGGACAACCGACTTGTTCACAAGGACATAGCCGCAAGGAACTGCCTGATATCGAGCAATTTTTCTATCAAGATATCGTTCCCTTGCATGACGAAGGAGCCCTACCATCAGGAGTACGCGAAACATCGCAACCGGGTCATCCCTCTGAGGTGGCTTCCCTACGAGGCGGTTTACGAGGACGAGTACTCGACGAAGAGCGACGTCTACTCGTTCTCCTGCCTAGTGTGGGAGATGTTCCACCAGGGCGAGCTGCCCTTCAACAAGCTCAACGACGACTCCGTGCTTTCGCAGCTTAAAACTCAGAGACTCGGCTGGAAGGCCCACAAGGCAGCGCCTCCGGCCCTTCAGGAGCTTCAGGCAACCTGCTGGGCCAACGATCCCAGGGAACGTCCTACTTTCGACGATGTTGTTATTAAATTAGGCGAAATTGTTGTAGATAGCTGCCTTTCAACGTAg